Sequence from the Amycolatopsis sp. NBC_00345 genome:
AGAAGTCGAGGTAGGGCTTGCCGTCCTCGTCGTGCAGCCAGCTGCCCTGGGCGCGGTCGAAGACCACCGGCCAGCCGCGGCTGTAACTGCGTACTTCCGATTCGAGCTCTTCGAAGATGCTCATGACGTTTCCTTGCTCCTACTCGCCCCGAAAAAAACGGATTATTGGCGGGTCAGCGGTCCGATGCGGTAAAGGTCCTCGGGCTCGTGCCCGCCTTCACCGTCTTCCGGGAAATCTCCGGCCTCGAACAGGCGGCTGCTCTCCAGATCCGTGTTCCATCGCTTCGCAAACGAAGCGAACAGCCGGATGGAGGCCTCGTTGTCGGGGGTGATCGTGGTTTCCAGGTAGCGGACCCCGTTGTCCACCAGGCGCTCGTAGAGCCGGTCGAGCAACAGCCCGGCCAGGCCCTTCCCGCGCTGAGACGAGTCGACGGCCACCTGCCACACGAGTGCGGCTTCGGGTTCCGACGGCTTCCGGTAGGCGATGACGAAACCCACCGCCTCACCATCGACGCGGGCGACCACCGAACTCTCCGAGAAATCGCGGCACCACAACAGGTACGCGTACGGCGAGTTGAGATCGAGCTTCTGCGAATCGCGTGCGATTCGCCAGAGGGTGGCGCCATCGGCCTTGGTCGGGGATTCGATCAAGTGCTTTCCGGACATACCAAGGAAACGTAACAGAGAATTTTCCCGCCGCCAGCGACGCGGCCCACGCCCACCCCCGTTACCAGGGGGAACGCGAGTACCCCGGTGAGGAGCCCCACAAACACGTTTGGTCCAGGCCCGGACGGGGTATGACGTGCGACTGGACCGCTCACCGAGGTGGGCGGCCGGCAGCGTCTCCGCTTGTTCCCGACCATGAACCCAAAACCGCTTCACCGCAAGACGAGCGGCGAACGGACCTGGTCACACGGCGCGTCGGCGGCGCCACTTTCGGCGAGATCGCCCAGGAAAACCGGGCTTTCCGCGATTCACCGGCGACGGCGGCGCCAGGCGGCGACCGGAGACCAGAGCGCGGGCAGCAGGAGCAGCAGGACGACGGCGAGCCACCACACCGGCGCCTCGCCGCGGCGCCAGCCCGCGACGACGTCGCCGAGCCAGCCGAACAACGGGTGCGCGATCGGCGGCAGGAACGCGGCGAACAGCAACGCGGCCACCACCAGCACGCCCAGCAGCGTCAGCACCATCCGCCACGTGCGGCGCAGCGACAGCAGGCTCACCACCAGGAAGACGAGCGAACCCGCGGCCAGCGGCAGGCCCACCCACTGCAGCACCGCGCCGCCCTCGCCGCCGAGCACCAGTCCGGCCAGTACGGTGACCGCGGCCGCCAGCAGGTTCCACGGACGGCCCAGCCGGGTCGCGCCCAGCGTGACCCACCACGCGCTGCGGCCGGTGAGCTGGGCGAACTTCGCCGCCGGCTGCAACGACGCCGGCACTCGCGTGGCCCCGGCCGCGGCGTTGAGACCCGCCGCGCCCGCCTTGACCAGCGTCCTCGTCAACAGCGTCGAACCGCGCTCCTGTTCGAACCGCTCGGCGGAAACCTGGCAGGACTGGAAAACCCGCTGTGTCACGACGTCGTCCGCCGGTCCGGTCTTGTCCGCGAACGCGGTGGCGACGACCTTGCGGAAGTTCGCGGACTGCTTGTCGTTGCCCTCAACGGCGTCCGCCTCGGCCTGCTTGCCGACGACGGGCAGCTCCTCGCGCGCGACCTCCAGCTGCCGCGCCCGCGCCAGCACCATCGACGTCACCGGCAGGCTGGTGGGCAGCCGGTCGGTGAACACGACGTCGCCCAGCTGCGCGTCGAGGCCCAGGAACGCCAGCTCCTCACCGAGCTGCGTGAGGAGCGACGACAGCTGGTCGGCGGGCACGTTGTCCGCGGCGTCCGGCAGCCGCCAGCCGATCGCCTTGAACGTGTCACGCGCCTGGCCACGAAAGGCCTCCGCGCCGACGACGTCACGCAACGCCTTCAGCCGCTTCGGATCCAGCAGGCACTGCACCAGCCAGCCCGCGCCGTCCACCCGGCCCCACATCCAGTCGCTGGCCCGCCACGACGACTTGTAGAACGCGCCGAAGTAGTCGGCCTGCATCCCGGTGAGCTTGTCCCAGCTGCGCGGCCGGCCCAGGTCGAGCAACGTGCGCGTGTCCGCGCTGACCTGCACCAGGTCCACCCGCTGGTCCACCGACGGCGGCTGGGCGAGCAGCCCGCGGGTCGCCATGTGCAGCAGGAGCAGGCGGGATCGCAGCACCCCGTCGTCGGCTACGGGTTCTGTGGCCGCCGGGTCTTCTGTGTTCCCGGCGCCTTCTGTGTTCTTGGCGGGTCCCCCGGCCAGACCGAACCAGCCGAGCAACGTGGTCACGATCTCGGCCGCGTCCTTCTCCGGGTCGGTCGCCAATGACCGCAGCACCGGCGCGGCCGCGCGCAGGGCGGCGGTGACCACCGGCCACGCCTGCAGCAGCGCCTCCGTCGCGCCCAGCTTCGCCCATTCCTGGGCCAGTCCGCCGATCCAGGCGGCCAGCGACGTGCCCCGCGCGGGCGGCTCGTGCCGGGCCACCCACGCCGAGAGCCGCACGCCCCGGGCGGCGGTGTGGCGCGCCGAGTGCAGCTGCGCGCGGGCCTCGTTGAGCTGTGCCGCCCGCGCCGCGTCCGGCCCCAGCCGGAAACCGGCGTTGACCAGCTGCAACCCGGTGGCGACGGCGTCGTCGAGCGCCGTCGACCGGTAGGCCGCGAGCTGCTCGACGGTGCAGGACGCGGTCGGCGGGTGCACCGCCATGCCGGCCTTCAACCCGGCCGCGGCGACGTCCCGCAGCTTCTCGGACATGCCGGACGCCCACTCCGCGTCGTGGGCGTCCACACTGTCCATATCGGACAGTTCATACCGTCGCACGGCCGAGCGCACCAGCTCCGCCGCGTCGTCGGCGACGCGGCGGTCGAGGTAGGCGGCCATCACCCGGTGGTCGACCAGTCTTCCGCCCCGAAGCCCCAGCGCGGCAAGGGAAACCCGGGTGTCGCGGGCCCGGGAGACGGCGTCGTTGTGCCGCGTCAGCTCGTCCAGCTCGGAGCTGATCGTCTGGTTCATCACCGTCGACACGATCTTGGCCAGCGCCGCGCCGAGCAGCGGCGGTTCGGCCGGGCCGGCCGGGATCGCGGTCGTCTCGACCTCCGTCGTCGGCACGACGTAGAGCAGCAGCCGCCGGACGTCGGCCGCGGAGGAGCGCTCGAAGATCTCCTGCAACGC
This genomic interval carries:
- the ectA gene encoding diaminobutyrate acetyltransferase, translating into MSGKHLIESPTKADGATLWRIARDSQKLDLNSPYAYLLWCRDFSESSVVARVDGEAVGFVIAYRKPSEPEAALVWQVAVDSSQRGKGLAGLLLDRLYERLVDNGVRYLETTITPDNEASIRLFASFAKRWNTDLESSRLFEAGDFPEDGEGGHEPEDLYRIGPLTRQ
- a CDS encoding patatin-like protein, with amino-acid sequence MTEGAVPWPQEIRLAMTMVGGASLAVWMGGVATEVSALLHASRTPEAEGGYRKLLDLLHATVCLDVLTGTSAGGINAACLGLAEAYRTTPAGLRDTWISTGSLDNLIRDPAERQPRSLLDGDRVLLGDLERALHCITDTGVVPAEPPDVTVLLTGTMIDGETTRYDDALGNLVRDSEHRMLFRFDGPLWNNQVHAPLALAARSTASFPGAFELSRLPIGQTGTDRLHPDMTEYTELTRSHWLTDGGVLVNKPLRPALQEIFERSSAADVRRLLLYVVPTTEVETTAIPAGPAEPPLLGAALAKIVSTVMNQTISSELDELTRHNDAVSRARDTRVSLAALGLRGGRLVDHRVMAAYLDRRVADDAAELVRSAVRRYELSDMDSVDAHDAEWASGMSEKLRDVAAAGLKAGMAVHPPTASCTVEQLAAYRSTALDDAVATGLQLVNAGFRLGPDAARAAQLNEARAQLHSARHTAARGVRLSAWVARHEPPARGTSLAAWIGGLAQEWAKLGATEALLQAWPVVTAALRAAAPVLRSLATDPEKDAAEIVTTLLGWFGLAGGPAKNTEGAGNTEDPAATEPVADDGVLRSRLLLLHMATRGLLAQPPSVDQRVDLVQVSADTRTLLDLGRPRSWDKLTGMQADYFGAFYKSSWRASDWMWGRVDGAGWLVQCLLDPKRLKALRDVVGAEAFRGQARDTFKAIGWRLPDAADNVPADQLSSLLTQLGEELAFLGLDAQLGDVVFTDRLPTSLPVTSMVLARARQLEVAREELPVVGKQAEADAVEGNDKQSANFRKVVATAFADKTGPADDVVTQRVFQSCQVSAERFEQERGSTLLTRTLVKAGAAGLNAAAGATRVPASLQPAAKFAQLTGRSAWWVTLGATRLGRPWNLLAAAVTVLAGLVLGGEGGAVLQWVGLPLAAGSLVFLVVSLLSLRRTWRMVLTLLGVLVVAALLFAAFLPPIAHPLFGWLGDVVAGWRRGEAPVWWLAVVLLLLLPALWSPVAAWRRRRR